From Clostridia bacterium, a single genomic window includes:
- a CDS encoding redox-sensing transcriptional repressor Rex: MSLKKKVSIAVVRRLPRYYRYLADLLKMDITRISSKELSARMGITASQIRQDLNCFGGFGQQGYGYNVESLYNEIGNILGVNNMFQTIIIGAGHMGQALANYENFERRGFKIIGIFDVDTELIGKKIKGIDILHLDGMDEFIKTNQVDIAILTVPYEQTPVVADRVARLGIKGLWNFSPMDLKLPYDVVIENVHLSDSLMVLGYNMNEKFKGKKNI; this comes from the coding sequence ATGAGTCTCAAAAAGAAAGTTTCAATTGCAGTAGTACGACGTTTGCCCAGATACTACAGATATCTTGCTGATCTGCTAAAAATGGATATTACCAGAATTTCTTCAAAGGAACTGAGCGCAAGGATGGGAATTACCGCTTCTCAGATACGTCAGGATTTGAACTGCTTTGGGGGATTCGGACAGCAGGGATATGGCTATAACGTTGAATCTTTGTATAATGAGATTGGTAACATTCTTGGTGTAAACAACATGTTCCAGACAATAATAATAGGTGCAGGCCATATGGGGCAAGCACTGGCAAACTATGAGAACTTTGAGAGGCGAGGATTCAAAATAATTGGAATATTTGATGTTGATACGGAGCTTATAGGAAAAAAAATAAAAGGTATAGATATACTTCACCTGGACGGTATGGATGAATTTATTAAAACCAATCAAGTTGATATTGCTATACTTACCGTACCATACGAACAGACACCGGTTGTTGCTGATAGGGTAGCACGCTTGGGAATTAAAGGGTTATGGAATTTTTCACCTATGGATTTAAAACTTCCGTATGACGTGGTAATAGAAAATGTTCACCTGAGTGACAGCCTTATGGTATTAGGCTACAACATGAACGAAAAATTTAAAGGTAAGAAAAATATATAA
- the aroA gene encoding 3-phosphoshikimate 1-carboxyvinyltransferase: MLVEQRSSLRGEIAVPGDKSISHRAIMFGSLAKGTTEIDGLLMNEDCLSTIDCFRKMQVGIEILSEKKVRIQGKGLHGLKPPSSVLNTGKSGTTIRLLLGVLAAQPFNSVVSREESSQKKAMGKVVKPLRQMGALINGRDDGNFCPLTIAPSKLKGITYELSVQDTYIKSPILIAGLYANSETTVIEPIKSRDHSELMLNCFGADIKIDGLTVKSHPVENLYGQHIIVPGDISIASYFITAGLIVPNSDIVIKNVGINPTRTGILDVYKTMGAKIDITNEHIVNNERVADIRVSTSNLNSTTIGGELIPRLMDEIPVIAIAATMAKGTTVIKDLQGYKTKESGRLKNLIVELSKMGASVRETDDGMVIEGGKQLRGTVIDCYNDHAIAMSLSIAGLIAEGETMIRKSQVVDTAFPEFFPTLNSI; encoded by the coding sequence ATGTTGGTTGAACAAAGAAGCTCCTTGAGAGGTGAGATAGCCGTTCCTGGAGACAAATCCATTTCTCACAGAGCCATTATGTTTGGTTCGCTGGCTAAAGGTACTACTGAGATTGACGGATTACTTATGAACGAGGATTGTTTAAGTACTATTGACTGTTTTAGAAAAATGCAGGTAGGTATTGAAATTCTCTCCGAAAAAAAAGTCAGAATCCAAGGTAAAGGTCTACATGGCCTCAAACCACCTTCTTCGGTACTAAATACCGGAAAATCCGGAACAACAATCAGGCTTCTGCTGGGTGTCCTAGCAGCTCAACCATTCAACTCTGTAGTGAGCAGGGAAGAATCATCTCAAAAGAAAGCTATGGGAAAAGTCGTAAAGCCTTTACGTCAAATGGGCGCACTTATAAACGGAAGGGACGACGGCAATTTCTGTCCCCTCACCATTGCTCCATCCAAGCTTAAGGGTATTACTTATGAATTGTCCGTTCAAGATACTTACATCAAATCTCCCATACTTATTGCAGGTCTGTATGCTAATAGTGAAACCACGGTTATAGAACCAATCAAGTCGCGAGACCATTCCGAATTGATGCTGAATTGTTTTGGTGCGGATATTAAGATAGATGGTCTTACAGTAAAAAGCCATCCTGTAGAAAATCTCTATGGGCAACATATTATTGTACCCGGCGATATTTCTATAGCATCATATTTTATAACAGCCGGACTAATTGTCCCAAACTCTGATATCGTCATAAAAAATGTGGGTATAAACCCTACAAGGACAGGTATTCTGGATGTATACAAGACAATGGGAGCAAAAATTGACATTACCAATGAACATATAGTGAATAATGAAAGGGTTGCAGATATAAGAGTATCAACTTCAAACCTGAATTCAACCACAATTGGCGGAGAGCTGATTCCCAGATTGATGGATGAAATACCCGTAATTGCTATTGCAGCAACAATGGCAAAGGGTACTACCGTAATAAAAGATCTTCAGGGCTACAAAACAAAAGAGTCCGGAAGGCTAAAAAATCTTATTGTTGAACTGTCGAAGATGGGAGCATCAGTCCGCGAGACTGATGACGGGATGGTTATTGAAGGCGGAAAACAGCTAAGAGGAACTGTCATAGATTGCTATAATGACCATGCCATAGCAATGTCCTTGTCAATAGCAGGGTTAATAGCAGAAGGTGAAACAATGATAAGAAAGTCCCAGGTTGTAGATACCGCATTCCCCGAGTTTTTCCCTACACTAAACAGTATATAG
- a CDS encoding prephenate dehydrogenase: MQDNTLKSSKISIIGLGLIGGSLAKALRERAGISRITAVTRQMDSIKHAIQDGTISCGYTEITQEVLDSDIIFICTPVRRTIKYIDEIAGKVKPDCIITDVGSTKAEIVEYVNNMENPPCFIGGHPMAGSEKTGYSASFSHLFENAYYILSPSKSTHGNHLQLMTDLIKIMGGIPVILDSKEHDRITASISHVPHVIASALVNLVKATDTSDGKMQMLAAGGFKDITRIASSSPEMWENIVSSNSQQVCTILDSFKAMLDEFKKNLIKEDNKNIFDFFKSAKDFRDLFVTSGNVLNPVKGLITPIHEIIVDVIDKPGIIGEIATILGNNGINIKNINVSNSREFEQGCLRITLPDSESTNIAFDLLCSKGYKVYKSN; the protein is encoded by the coding sequence ATGCAGGATAATACTTTAAAATCTTCTAAAATATCTATCATAGGTTTGGGTCTGATCGGAGGATCCCTTGCAAAAGCCCTCCGCGAGCGCGCAGGCATAAGCCGTATTACTGCTGTAACCCGTCAAATGGATTCGATAAAGCATGCAATTCAAGACGGCACAATATCCTGCGGGTATACGGAAATAACACAGGAAGTTCTTGATTCAGATATCATCTTTATATGTACACCTGTAAGACGTACTATAAAGTATATTGACGAGATAGCGGGAAAAGTAAAACCCGATTGCATAATTACTGATGTAGGAAGCACAAAAGCAGAGATAGTTGAATATGTTAACAATATGGAAAATCCTCCTTGTTTTATAGGCGGTCATCCTATGGCCGGTTCGGAAAAGACCGGATATTCTGCAAGTTTTTCTCACTTGTTTGAAAATGCATACTATATTTTATCTCCAAGCAAATCTACCCATGGTAATCACTTGCAGCTAATGACCGATCTTATTAAAATTATGGGCGGCATACCGGTAATATTGGACTCCAAAGAACATGACAGGATAACAGCAAGCATCAGCCATGTACCTCATGTAATCGCTTCTGCGCTGGTAAATCTGGTGAAAGCGACAGACACATCTGATGGCAAAATGCAGATGCTGGCTGCAGGGGGATTTAAAGACATAACCAGAATAGCCTCCTCCAGTCCCGAGATGTGGGAAAACATAGTGTCAAGTAACAGCCAGCAGGTCTGTACAATACTCGACAGCTTTAAAGCCATGCTTGACGAATTCAAGAAAAATTTAATCAAGGAAGATAATAAAAACATATTTGATTTTTTTAAGTCTGCTAAGGATTTCAGAGATCTGTTTGTTACTTCAGGAAATGTATTAAACCCTGTCAAAGGCCTGATTACACCTATACATGAGATAATAGTTGATGTAATTGACAAACCGGGAATAATTGGAGAGATAGCCACAATACTTGGCAATAATGGTATTAATATAAAGAATATCAATGTATCAAACAGCCGTGAATTTGAACAAGGATGTCTCAGAATAACACTACCCGATTCAGAAAGTACAAATATTGCATTTGATTTATTATGCAGTAAAGGTTATAAAGTATATAAAAGCAACTAG
- the aroF gene encoding 3-deoxy-7-phosphoheptulonate synthase → MIIVMKPGSQEKEIGEISKVLESLGLGVHISQGTERTIIGVIGDKRVLSDVPLELMPGVEKLVPIVESYKLAGKTFKPEASIVDVNGVKIGGKELVLMAGPCAVESREQILEAAFAIKKTGAQFLRGGAFKPRTSPYAFQGLEEEGLKLLKEAKDATGLLIISEVTSERAVEVADKYVDMFQIGARNVQNFHLLREVGRSKKPVLFKRGSATTIDEWLNAAEYIMSEGNYNVVLCERGIRTFETATRNTLDISAVPVVKNSSHLPIIVDPSHAAGKTQYILPLSKASIAAGADGLIIEVHPNPRCALSDAAQQLTPQNFDDLCKDISKIAEIVGREFHYAG, encoded by the coding sequence ATGATTATTGTAATGAAGCCGGGCTCTCAGGAAAAAGAAATCGGCGAGATTTCCAAAGTACTTGAGTCATTAGGCCTTGGTGTTCATATTTCCCAAGGGACAGAAAGGACAATTATAGGTGTAATCGGAGATAAAAGAGTCTTAAGCGATGTTCCTCTCGAGCTCATGCCCGGAGTGGAAAAGCTTGTACCTATAGTAGAATCATATAAACTTGCCGGGAAGACATTCAAGCCGGAAGCCAGCATAGTAGACGTAAATGGAGTTAAGATAGGCGGAAAAGAGCTGGTCCTTATGGCTGGCCCTTGTGCTGTCGAAAGCCGTGAGCAGATTTTAGAAGCAGCTTTCGCAATCAAAAAGACAGGGGCTCAGTTCCTCAGAGGAGGGGCATTTAAACCGCGAACTTCACCTTATGCTTTTCAGGGTCTTGAAGAAGAAGGCTTAAAATTGCTGAAAGAGGCAAAGGATGCCACAGGTCTTCTGATAATAAGCGAAGTAACCAGTGAAAGGGCAGTTGAAGTTGCTGATAAATATGTAGATATGTTTCAAATAGGAGCAAGGAATGTTCAGAACTTTCATCTACTCAGAGAAGTGGGGCGTTCTAAAAAACCCGTACTATTCAAACGCGGCTCAGCAACAACTATCGATGAATGGCTGAATGCAGCCGAATACATCATGAGTGAAGGAAACTACAATGTAGTTCTGTGTGAAAGAGGTATCAGAACATTTGAAACTGCAACGAGAAATACACTGGATATCAGTGCGGTACCTGTAGTCAAAAATTCAAGCCACCTTCCTATAATAGTTGATCCAAGCCATGCAGCCGGCAAGACGCAATATATTTTACCCCTGTCTAAAGCATCTATCGCAGCCGGCGCTGACGGTCTTATAATAGAAGTACACCCAAATCCAAGATGTGCATTGTCAGATGCTGCTCAACAGCTGACTCCCCAAAACTTCGATGATTTATGCAAAGATATAAGTAAAATTGCCGAAATAGTAGGAAGAGAGTTCCATTATGCAGGATAA